In a genomic window of Magnolia sinica isolate HGM2019 chromosome 14, MsV1, whole genome shotgun sequence:
- the LOC131224761 gene encoding BTB/POZ domain-containing protein At5g41330-like, translating into MPPYAGPSPPSHGFSPKKSDPNIITINVGGHLFQTTPQTLALAGPKSLLSSLSNTPSYPSEDICIPFIDRDPDLFSILLSLLRTGNLPSKAKTFDIQDLISEADFYNLQPLLISSLSNPSQFDAFNLEKSAILHLNGRDSPSAVATTPYGSVHVAHGSKITSFDWSLRRKSTILTQFAAIDSLLAISPLIAAAGATDFSGLQILDLERGFVKETLSWENQTRSSSTVQAIGASPEFLFTSFESGRRNSNSIMVFDLSSGSSFQPIAEIGRGEIYGAELDTAIPATKLEWVPGYNLLMASGSHGGPSGLVGNIRLWDIRSTNVAWELKERIDCFSDVTVSNDLNSIFKVGVNSGEVFMADLRKLSSEDPWICLGDVRKVGGGVGKKEGSGCRIGSNGTQVFCTKGGDLEMWSEVLMGPTPRFSKDDGKVFRRNVMGRVKDMGGCRITHMGFGGNRMVLARKDQQAVEVWQSSASRV; encoded by the coding sequence ATGCCTCCATATGCAGGCCCTTCCCCTCCTTCTCATGGCTTCTCCCCCAAGAAATCAGATCCCAACATTATAACAATCAATGTGGGGGGTCATCTCTTCCAAACCACCCCACAAACCCTAGCTTTAGCTGGGCCAAAATCCCTTCTTTCTTCCCTCTCAAACACCCCTTCATACCCTTCAGAGGATATCTGCATCCCCTTCATTGATAGGGACCCTGACCTTTtctccatcctcctctctctccttaggACAGGCAATCTGCCTTCCAAAGCCAAGACCTTTGATATCCAGGACCTGATTTCAGAGGCCGATTTCTACAATCTCCAGCCCCTCTTGATCTCATCCCTCTCAAACCCGTCCCAATTCGACGCCTTCAACCTCGAGAAATCGGCAATCCTGCACCTCAATGGCAGGGATTCACCCTCGGCGGTCGCCACCACCCCTTATGGGTCCGTCCATGTCGCCCACGGCAGCAAGATCACATCTTTCGACTGGTCGCTGCGCCGGAAATCCACAATCCTCACCCAATTCGCCGCCATCGACTCCCTCCTTGCAATCTCACCATTGATCGCTGCCGCCGGTGCAACCGATTTCTCTGGCCTCCAGATACTTGACCTTGAAAGGGGATTCGTGAAGGAGACGCTGAGCTGGGAGAATCAGACCCGATCGAGCTCGACCGTCCAGGCAATCGGCGCTTCCCCTGAATTCTTATTCACAAGCTTCGAATCGGGCCGTCGGAATTCGAATTCAATCATGGTGTTCGACCTCAGCAGTGGGTCCTCTTTCCAGCCCATCGCCGAGATCGGCCGGGGGGAGATATACGGCGCCGAGCTGGATACAGCAATCCCAGCCACGAAATTGGAGTGGGTCCCAGGCTACAACCTCCTTATGGCATCTGGGTCCCATGGTGGGCCATCTGGGCTGGTGGGCAATATCAGATTGTGGGATATCAGATCAACCAATGTGGCATGGGAATTGAAGGAGAGGATTGATTGTTTCTCTGATGTGACTGTATCCAACGACCTGAATTCAATCTTCAAAGTGGGTGTGAATTCAGGAGAGGTTTTCATGGCTGATTTGAGGAAACTGAGTAGTGAGGATCCATGGATTTGTCTTGGGGATGTGAGGAAAGTAGGAGGTGGGGTTGGTAAGAAAGAGGGGAGTGGGTGTAGGATAGGAAGCAATGGGACCCAGGTGTTCTGCACCAAGGGTGGGGATTTGGAGATGTGGTCAGAGGTGTTGATGGGCCCCACCCCAAGGTTCAGTAAGGATGATGGGAAGGTGTTTAGGAGGAATGTGATGGGGAGAGTGAAGGATATGGGTGGGTGCAGGATAACACACATGGGTTTTGGTGGGAATAGGATGGTCTTGGCTAGAAAAGACCAGCAAGCTGTGGAGGTTTGGCAGAGCTCAGCCAGTCGGGTGTAG